GATCAATGGCAGCATACAGATGTTTCTGTAAAGATCATCGGAGCAACTATTGAGGGTAAGTTTGAACCGACTACTGTTAAAATGTGGCTTAATCATAATTTAGCTCCACAGGGTTATGCCTATTTGCTTCCTTTTGGACATAAATTAGCATCATTAGCTATTGCTACCTTACATGATACTGTTAATTTTAAAGAACTATGGAATAATCTTTTAGAAGAACTTAATTTTGAATTTAAAATTAAAGATACTTTTCAAATAGATCATTATGAAATTGGTCGACCTAAAACTAATGAATTTAATAATACTTATCTAATTGGTCAAGCAGGAGGATTCATTATGCCATTCTTAGGATTTGGGCAATTTAGCTCTATTGAAAGTGGAATATTAGTAAAAAAAGCCATCACTGAAGATAAAAACTATGATATTTTAACAAAAAATCTTAAAAATGATTATCAAAATTCTTATAAATTACGTAAGATAATAGGCGGCATGTCTAATAAACAATATGACAAATTAGTTAAATCCCTGAATAATAAAACTGTAAAAAAGATGTTTTTACAGCGAAAGATAAAT
This genomic interval from Selenihalanaerobacter shriftii contains the following:
- a CDS encoding NAD(P)/FAD-dependent oxidoreductase, whose amino-acid sequence is MVGAGISGLTAAYKLEKAGFKPTIYEKEHKVGARFVNGEAMLHLINLPITDAFYYLSLNQEIPLQPTLPIRKIKFYGPNENATIIGDIGYITIRGNHERSLENQLGKLIKSKIKHNQRPDYQSLKDNFDKVIIATGDARTTKKLDQWQHTDVSVKIIGATIEGKFEPTTVKMWLNHNLAPQGYAYLLPFGHKLASLAIATLHDTVNFKELWNNLLEELNFEFKIKDTFQIDHYEIGRPKTNEFNNTYLIGQAGGFIMPFLGFGQFSSIESGILVKKAITEDKNYDILTKNLKNDYQNSYKLRKIIGGMSNKQYDKLVKSLNNKTVKKMFLQRKINITKLIGWLSSPFTWLT